GGTTCGACGGAACTCGATGCCGCAGGAGGAGGCACGTTCGAGACGAAGAAATGCCCGGATGCGCACCCCCTGCGGCGCACCCGGGCAGGCAAACTATACCAGCTGGTGTTGTTCAGGTTTTTCGCGAGTTTTCGTACCGAAGGTTTGAAATCGGTCGAAAACCGGGTTTCACGTATTGATAAAACTCAGGAATTCGCGCCGAGGGTCCGTTCCTTCGGGGGTGGCTGATGGCGGCGAGTAGGCTTCGGAGGCGTTTCGAGCATGGCACGGCAGCAAGAGCGGGCGCGCCGGACACGGGCGGCGATTATCAGGTCCGCCGCCGTTGAGTTCGGGAAGAGCGGCTATGCCGCTGCATCGCTCAACCGCATATTGGAAGGGTCGCGCGCCACCAAGGGCGCGATGTACTTCCATTTCGATTCGAAGGAAGATCTGGCACGCGCGGTGCTGGAGACCGCGGTGGAACGCTACCGCGCGTCCGCCGAGCGCTGGCTGGCCCGAACGGATCTCAGTCCGCTGGACGTCCTGCACGGGGTGGTCGATGAGATCGCGCTGCGGTTGGAGCACGACATCATCGTGCAGGCCGAGTACCGCCTGATCATCGAACCCGACTTCTACCGTGACGTGCAGGCCGGTGGCGGCCGCATCCTGGGTCGCACCACCAGGGTGCTCACCGTCCGCGCCATCGACCACGGGCAGCTGCGCGCGGATGCCGATCCCGACCGGTTCACCCGCACGCTCGCCGCCGCGCTGGCCGGCCAGCGGTACATGGTGGCCCTGCTCGGCGGACAGGTGGACCTGCGGGCGCGATTCGAGGAGGCGCTCGAGGTCGTGATCGAGGCCATGGCCACCATGGAATGGCTGGAGAAGTTCCGCAGCGACGGCTGGCGGGCGCAAGCCCGCTTGGAGGAGCTCGGTTTGAGCCTCTGACCAGCCGGTTTGGGATTCGAGTCCGGTCTGTCATAAGCTATCCCAGCTCCCAACGGACAGCCGTTGAAAGCCGGTCCGGAGAAATCCGGGACGAGCCCCCTTCGTCTAGCGGCCTAGGACGCCGCCCTTTCAAGGCGGTAGCGCGGGTTCGAATCCCGTAGGGGGTACGGTCTACGGATCGTTGGTAGCAGAGCATGGCCCTGTGGCGCAGTTGGTTAGCGCGCCGCCCTGTCACGGCGGAGGTCGCGGGTTCGAGTCCCGTCAGGGTCGCAAGAAAGCGCCGGAGATATCCGGCGTTTCGCGTATGGCATTCACTTCGGGTGCCTGCGGCCAGGTAGCTCAGTTGGTACGAGCG
Above is a genomic segment from Nocardia sputorum containing:
- a CDS encoding TetR/AcrR family transcriptional regulator, whose product is MARQQERARRTRAAIIRSAAVEFGKSGYAAASLNRILEGSRATKGAMYFHFDSKEDLARAVLETAVERYRASAERWLARTDLSPLDVLHGVVDEIALRLEHDIIVQAEYRLIIEPDFYRDVQAGGGRILGRTTRVLTVRAIDHGQLRADADPDRFTRTLAAALAGQRYMVALLGGQVDLRARFEEALEVVIEAMATMEWLEKFRSDGWRAQARLEELGLSL